GCTCCATAGCTATGTGACAGGCGACAAGATCTACTGCGTTTACATCGCCCCCAACGAAGAAATGATACGGGCGCACGCGCAGCAGGGCGGGTTTCCCGCGAACCGCATCTCGGAGATAAAGTCGATTATCGATCCAACCACCGCCGAAGCGTGACGAAATCAGCAACATTTCAAGAGACAGGTCGGACGCTGAGACCGCAGATACCGTGAGTGCCTTGAACCGTTTTTCTTTTCGGCGTCA
This is a stretch of genomic DNA from Acidobacteriota bacterium. It encodes these proteins:
- a CDS encoding DUF4242 domain-containing protein is translated as MPKFVIEREITGAGALSPQELQAISQTSCGVLQKMGADIQWLHSYVTGDKIYCVYIAPNEEMIRAHAQQGGFPANRISEIKSIIDPTTAEA